A part of Miscanthus floridulus cultivar M001 chromosome 6, ASM1932011v1, whole genome shotgun sequence genomic DNA contains:
- the LOC136457318 gene encoding putative protein FAR1-RELATED SEQUENCE 10, whose translation MIEGNEEFSCICAKFSKDGILCSHILKVIIEKEISTIPEKYIKDRWRKKSTRVHVRREQEETLAISALLRFNVLSRKSAILNSKGSKTKKSMEYLLSKFSKLDVKLDVLFGTQQTIDGNNQQ comes from the coding sequence ATGATAGAGGGAAATGAAGAATTCAGCTGCATCTGTGCAAAGTTCAGCAAAGATGGAATTCTTTGCTCACATATCCTAAAAGTGATCATTGAGAAGGAAATAAGCACAATTCCAGAAAAATACATAAAGGACAGGTGGAGAAAGAAGAGCACAAGAGTGCATGTTAGAAGAGAGCAAGAGGAGACCCTTGCAATAAGTGCATTGCTGAGGTTCAATGTGCTGTCTAGGAAGTCAGCAATCCTGAATTCAAAAGGATCGAAAACTAAGAAATCAATGGAGTATCTCTTGTCCAAGTTCAGCAAGCTAGATGTCAAACTAGATGTGCTTTTTGGCACCCAGCAGACAATTGATGGTAACAATCAGCAATAA